The following proteins are encoded in a genomic region of Pseudodesulfovibrio mercurii:
- a CDS encoding MTH1187 family thiamine-binding protein, with amino-acid sequence MSCVATFSLFPLERPDQGSFAPYVARTIEIVRESGLPHELGAMGTVLEGEFDEIMATIKRCHDDMRKGCGRVYLNLTVDSRSGGAGRMRDKVESVGELLK; translated from the coding sequence ATGAGTTGTGTAGCCACCTTCAGCCTGTTCCCCCTGGAACGCCCCGACCAGGGGTCCTTCGCACCCTACGTGGCGCGGACCATCGAGATCGTCCGGGAATCCGGACTACCCCATGAACTCGGGGCCATGGGCACCGTCCTCGAGGGCGAATTCGACGAAATCATGGCGACCATCAAGCGTTGCCACGACGACATGCGCAAGGGGTGCGGCCGGGTCTACCTGAACCTGACCGTGGACTCCCGCTCCGGCGGGGCCGGGCGCATGCGCGACAAGGTCGAAAGCGTCGGGGAGCTGCTGAAATGA
- the thiM gene encoding hydroxyethylthiazole kinase, whose protein sequence is MSAPDKLIRTIWKDICEVRIQAPLIVNITNYVVTNNTANSLLALGASPAMNHVAEDLPGLVDLAGALVVNIGTLADDYVEGMHVAMAQANDMGMPVVLDPVAAGVNAFRTDICMEFLEKYHPDIVRGNASEIMALAGQDGRPKGVDTSMDVDEAKGAAKALNERYGCTVLVSGETDLVVGGNREMRLAGGSDMMPRVTGLGCTCTALAGAFAAVRHDYFQAAVDTAAVMNIAGEMAAEQSPGPGSLQMHLQDALYLLDEEAVRTRLKVVE, encoded by the coding sequence ATGAGCGCGCCCGACAAACTGATCCGGACCATCTGGAAGGATATCTGCGAGGTCCGCATACAGGCCCCGCTCATCGTCAACATCACCAACTACGTGGTCACCAACAACACGGCCAACTCCCTGCTCGCCCTGGGGGCCTCCCCGGCCATGAACCATGTGGCCGAGGACCTGCCCGGCCTGGTGGACCTGGCCGGCGCCCTGGTGGTCAACATCGGCACCCTGGCCGACGACTACGTGGAGGGCATGCACGTGGCCATGGCCCAGGCCAATGACATGGGCATGCCCGTGGTCCTCGATCCCGTGGCCGCCGGAGTGAACGCCTTCCGCACGGACATCTGCATGGAATTTCTCGAGAAGTACCATCCGGACATCGTCCGGGGCAACGCCTCGGAGATCATGGCCCTGGCCGGTCAGGACGGCCGCCCCAAGGGCGTGGACACCTCCATGGACGTGGACGAGGCCAAGGGCGCGGCCAAGGCCCTGAACGAGCGCTACGGGTGCACGGTCCTGGTCAGCGGCGAGACCGACCTGGTGGTTGGCGGAAACCGCGAGATGCGCCTGGCGGGCGGCTCGGACATGATGCCGCGCGTGACCGGGCTGGGCTGCACCTGCACCGCCCTGGCCGGAGCCTTCGCCGCCGTGCGCCACGACTACTTCCAGGCCGCCGTGGACACCGCCGCGGTCATGAACATTGCCGGGGAAATGGCCGCCGAGCAGTCGCCCGGTCCCGGCAGCCTGCAGATGCACCTCCAGGACGCCCTCTATCTCCTGGACGAGGAGGCCGTCCGCACCCGCCTCAAGGTGGTGGAATAA
- the thiE gene encoding thiamine phosphate synthase: MRTEDLLVYLVTDRSLCRGRSLEEVVAQAAEGGCTMVQLREKEADTGEFVELARALHRLLKPLSIPLLINDRVDVALAAGVEGVHVGQSDMLPEDVRRIIGPDAILGLSVDTEAELLDAQNRPVDYLGIGPAYPTLTKKDVKGTPWGPEGLRRAVGQSAIPLVAIGGVQRDNVRAVAGSGVAGIAVVSAICSAPSPAEAARELAYAMKEGTR; the protein is encoded by the coding sequence ATGAGAACCGAAGATCTGCTCGTCTATCTCGTCACGGACCGCAGCCTCTGCCGGGGCCGGTCCCTGGAAGAGGTCGTGGCCCAGGCCGCCGAGGGCGGCTGCACCATGGTCCAGCTGCGCGAAAAGGAGGCCGACACCGGCGAATTCGTGGAGTTGGCCCGCGCCCTGCACAGGCTGCTCAAGCCGCTGTCCATCCCGCTGCTCATCAACGACCGCGTGGACGTGGCCCTGGCCGCCGGGGTCGAGGGCGTGCACGTGGGCCAGTCCGACATGCTCCCCGAGGACGTCCGCCGGATCATCGGTCCTGACGCCATCCTCGGCCTGTCCGTGGACACCGAGGCCGAGCTTCTGGACGCCCAGAACCGGCCCGTGGACTACCTCGGCATCGGCCCGGCCTACCCCACCCTGACCAAGAAGGACGTCAAGGGCACGCCGTGGGGTCCCGAGGGGCTGCGGCGCGCGGTGGGGCAGTCCGCCATCCCGCTGGTGGCCATCGGCGGCGTGCAGCGCGACAACGTCCGGGCCGTGGCCGGTTCGGGCGTGGCGGGCATCGCCGTGGTCTCGGCCATCTGCTCCGCGCCCTCGCCCGCCGAGGCCGCGCGAGAGCTGGCCTACGCCATGAAGGAAGGGACGCGGTAG
- a CDS encoding response regulator — MKSNGPILIIDDDQKLRDLVAEYLGEYDFPTATLPSGMKAVETIRSLNPSVIVLDVMMPGKDGLEVLRDIRVEFATPVIMLTAKGEDTDRIVGLELGADDYMAKPFNPRELLARIKAVLRRVEACEERRAEITAIHAGGLVLNLARQVLEIDGGEVELAPTEFRLLKALMGHADRALSRDELMDMAWDKDFAAYDRSIDVHVSKLRSLLKPYPAHAKRIRTVWGTGYMFVGE; from the coding sequence ATGAAGAGCAACGGCCCGATCCTGATCATCGACGACGACCAGAAGCTGCGCGACCTGGTGGCCGAGTACCTGGGCGAGTACGACTTCCCCACGGCCACCCTGCCCTCGGGCATGAAGGCGGTGGAGACCATCCGCTCGCTCAACCCGAGCGTCATCGTCCTGGACGTGATGATGCCGGGCAAGGACGGGCTCGAGGTTTTGCGCGACATCCGCGTGGAATTCGCCACCCCGGTGATCATGCTCACGGCCAAGGGCGAGGACACGGACCGCATCGTCGGGCTCGAACTCGGGGCCGACGACTACATGGCCAAGCCGTTCAACCCGCGCGAGCTGCTGGCCCGGATCAAGGCCGTGCTCCGCCGGGTGGAGGCATGCGAAGAGCGCAGGGCCGAGATCACGGCCATCCATGCGGGCGGGCTGGTCCTGAACCTGGCCCGCCAGGTCCTGGAGATCGACGGCGGGGAGGTCGAGCTGGCCCCCACGGAGTTCCGCCTGCTCAAGGCGCTCATGGGCCACGCGGACCGCGCCCTGTCCCGCGACGAACTCATGGACATGGCCTGGGACAAGGACTTCGCGGCCTACGACCGGTCCATCGACGTGCACGTCTCCAAGCTGCGTTCCCTGCTCAAGCCATATCCGGCCCATGCCAAGCGCATCCGGACCGTCTGGGGCACGGGCTACATGTTCGTGGGTGAATGA
- a CDS encoding HAMP domain-containing sensor histidine kinase gives MMKVSRLYLKILFAFILVQAVAIAGIGGLLKMGHMRPPFTLHAKNRTEALKQIIGLETDGATRLTPELRARLDRVLDIYANAFSGDAWITDERGVTVAQSYRTPPLTGEEELELKLVTKQNDRIYFIRKGDKGSIYSYGPLKTPLGTLTVHLLNEWITHNEEVWFMEGLLLMATVAALLLIPVSRRLTRPMVQMTRSAQQLARGDFTPRVFDDRKDEMGTLARTFNHMVNSLEKMVRGGRELTANLSHELRSPLARIRVSQQIVLERLEAGRTDGVVKHVRRMEEEIDHMDSLIDQIMKLSKLDLQEPPPREDMADMNVMLEEAAERVGPLTGARSIRLQLYLSPVPAFRCRRQDLRIVLDNVLSNAVKYSPDNGRVDIRCGAEWEDDREAVVIRVSNAYPPLSDDELEAVFAPFRRLGYDEVEGNGLGLAFARKIVEDHGGTIRARSEDETFRVTIRLPLDRE, from the coding sequence ATGATGAAAGTCAGCCGGTTGTACCTGAAGATCCTCTTCGCCTTCATCCTGGTCCAGGCGGTGGCCATCGCGGGCATCGGCGGACTGCTCAAGATGGGCCACATGCGCCCGCCCTTCACCCTGCACGCCAAGAACCGCACCGAGGCCCTCAAGCAGATCATCGGGCTCGAGACCGACGGCGCGACCCGGCTGACCCCGGAACTGCGCGCCCGCCTGGACCGAGTCCTCGACATCTACGCCAACGCCTTTAGCGGCGACGCCTGGATCACCGACGAACGCGGCGTAACCGTGGCCCAATCCTACCGGACCCCGCCCCTGACCGGCGAGGAGGAGCTGGAACTCAAGCTGGTCACGAAGCAGAACGACCGCATCTATTTCATCCGTAAGGGCGACAAGGGGTCCATCTACTCCTACGGGCCGCTCAAGACCCCGCTGGGCACCCTGACCGTGCACCTGCTCAACGAGTGGATCACCCACAACGAGGAGGTCTGGTTCATGGAGGGGCTGCTGCTCATGGCCACGGTGGCCGCCCTGCTGCTCATCCCGGTGTCGCGCCGCCTGACCCGGCCCATGGTCCAGATGACCCGGTCCGCCCAACAGCTGGCCCGGGGCGACTTCACCCCTCGCGTGTTCGACGACCGCAAGGACGAGATGGGCACCCTGGCCCGGACCTTCAACCACATGGTCAACAGCCTGGAAAAAATGGTCCGGGGCGGGCGCGAACTGACCGCCAACCTGTCCCACGAGTTGCGCTCCCCCCTGGCGCGCATCCGCGTCTCCCAGCAGATCGTCCTCGAACGGCTGGAGGCGGGCCGCACGGACGGCGTGGTCAAGCACGTCCGGCGCATGGAGGAGGAGATCGACCACATGGACTCGCTCATCGACCAGATCATGAAGCTGTCCAAGCTCGATCTCCAGGAGCCCCCGCCGCGCGAGGACATGGCGGACATGAACGTCATGCTCGAGGAGGCCGCCGAACGGGTCGGACCGCTCACGGGCGCGCGGTCCATCCGCCTCCAGCTGTACCTCTCGCCCGTGCCCGCCTTCCGCTGCCGTCGGCAGGACCTGCGCATCGTCCTGGACAACGTCCTGTCCAACGCGGTCAAGTACAGCCCGGACAACGGCCGGGTGGACATCCGCTGCGGGGCCGAATGGGAGGACGACCGCGAGGCCGTGGTCATCCGGGTGAGCAACGCCTATCCCCCCCTGTCCGATGATGAACTGGAGGCCGTGTTCGCCCCCTTCCGGCGGCTGGGCTACGACGAGGTCGAGGGCAACGGCCTGGGCCTGGCCTTCGCCCGCAAGATCGTCGAGGACCACGGCGGGACCATCCGCGCCCGGAGCGAGGACGAGACCTTCCGCGTGACCATCCGCCTGCCCCTGGACCGGGAGTAA
- a CDS encoding glucan biosynthesis protein, translated as MSQRIHSSGRALGRLHLLFPALLLLAQVLPGTLPVKPALAGEETPFSRQVVVDKARQLSQAPFAPAQGEVPQALLDLDYDAWRDIRFRPDKALWKDEKLSFQVQFFHPGLFYDRLVDVHVVTKDATERIPFDPALFDYGNNHSLPEQIPERFGFAGFRIHGPINTPSYFDEVAVFLGASYFRAVAKGQAYGISARGLAVDTALPDGEEFPYFKEFWIEKPTRKSTSLTVHALLDSKSLTGAYTFVIESGRTTTMDVTATLFLRIPVAKIGIAPLTSMFLFGENTDERKVRDFRPEVHDSDGLLIKNDSGEWFWRPLDNPENLEINAFSADNVRGFGLVQRDRDFAHYEDLEAGYERRPTLWVEPVGDWGFGHVELINIPTDKEIHDNIVAFWSPRDPLPVGVPQTYAYRLLWYNGGFTHPPLGYVSATRTGDAWGGGQRFIVDFQSKALALLQPPSKVEGVVTCGKGAVVAAQNVEKNPHTGGWRLSFVIRPDQAPSALEKVLPNRRPPVDLRAFLKINDTTLTETWNYAYRP; from the coding sequence ATGTCACAACGCATACATTCGTCCGGACGCGCCCTCGGGCGCCTCCATCTCCTGTTCCCGGCCCTGCTCCTGCTCGCCCAGGTCCTGCCGGGGACCCTGCCCGTGAAACCGGCCCTGGCCGGGGAGGAGACGCCCTTCTCCCGCCAGGTGGTGGTGGACAAGGCCCGGCAGTTGAGCCAGGCCCCGTTCGCCCCGGCCCAGGGGGAAGTGCCTCAGGCCCTGCTCGACCTGGACTACGACGCCTGGCGCGATATCCGCTTCCGCCCGGACAAGGCCCTGTGGAAGGACGAGAAGCTGTCCTTCCAGGTGCAGTTCTTCCACCCCGGCCTGTTCTACGACCGGCTGGTGGACGTCCACGTCGTCACCAAGGACGCGACCGAGCGGATTCCCTTCGACCCGGCCCTGTTCGACTACGGCAACAATCACTCCCTGCCGGAACAGATCCCCGAACGGTTCGGCTTCGCGGGCTTCCGCATCCACGGGCCCATCAACACGCCGAGCTATTTCGACGAGGTCGCGGTCTTCCTGGGCGCGAGCTATTTCCGGGCCGTGGCCAAGGGCCAGGCCTACGGGATATCGGCGCGCGGCCTGGCCGTGGACACCGCCCTGCCGGACGGCGAGGAGTTCCCCTATTTCAAGGAATTCTGGATCGAGAAGCCGACCCGCAAGAGCACCAGCCTGACCGTGCACGCCCTGCTGGACAGCAAGAGCCTGACCGGGGCCTACACCTTCGTCATCGAGAGCGGCCGGACCACCACCATGGACGTCACCGCCACCCTGTTCCTGCGCATCCCCGTGGCCAAGATCGGCATCGCCCCCCTGACCAGCATGTTCCTGTTCGGCGAGAACACGGACGAGCGCAAGGTCCGGGACTTCCGGCCCGAGGTGCACGACTCCGACGGCCTGCTCATCAAGAACGACTCGGGCGAATGGTTCTGGCGGCCCCTGGACAACCCGGAAAACCTTGAAATCAACGCCTTTTCCGCGGACAACGTGCGCGGCTTCGGGCTCGTCCAGCGCGACCGGGACTTCGCCCACTACGAGGACCTCGAAGCGGGCTACGAACGCCGCCCGACCCTCTGGGTGGAGCCGGTGGGAGACTGGGGCTTCGGCCACGTGGAGCTGATCAACATCCCCACGGACAAGGAAATCCACGACAACATCGTGGCCTTCTGGAGCCCGCGCGACCCGCTGCCCGTGGGGGTCCCCCAGACCTACGCCTACCGGCTGCTGTGGTACAATGGCGGGTTCACCCACCCGCCGCTCGGCTACGTCAGCGCCACCCGTACCGGCGACGCCTGGGGCGGCGGCCAGAGGTTCATCGTGGACTTCCAGAGCAAGGCCCTGGCCCTGCTGCAACCGCCGTCCAAGGTGGAGGGCGTGGTCACCTGCGGCAAGGGCGCGGTGGTCGCCGCGCAGAACGTGGAGAAGAACCCGCATACAGGGGGGTGGCGGCTGTCCTTCGTGATCCGGCCCGACCAGGCCCCCTCGGCCCTGGAAAAGGTCCTGCCCAACCGCAGGCCGCCCGTGGACCTGCGGGCCTTCCTGAAGATCAACGACACCACCCTGACGGAAACCTGGAACTATGCCTATCGTCCCTGA
- the mdoH gene encoding glucans biosynthesis glucosyltransferase MdoH, with translation MSRDPQKRHATFSTAKRRSVLTLLILIPSALASAYVGSVLPDKGSTPLELAIIIVYSILFAWISVGFWTAIMGWFTLMRRYDRFAVSHALAEPLAPGDAPRTAVLFPICNEDTPRVMAGVKTTYLSLQRTGKADQFDIHILSDSGSADKWMEEEAAWAGLVEELGAQGRIFYRNRKVNLKRKSGNVADFCRRHGRDYTYMAVFDADSVMRGDTLCDMVHIMERRPRIGILQTAPACFGRDTLLGRLQQFANRAYGPMFAAGLHFWQLGDAQYWGHNALIRVDPFMRHCGLPRLSGKPPLGGDILSHDFVEAALMRRAGWEVWLAFDLTGSWEECPPNLLSELKRDRRWCQGNLQHLRLLFTEGLFPAHRVLFLNGAMSYVSALLWFLFLMLSSAEAVLQAVVGPSYFAATRSLFPAWPVWQPLWALVLLATTGVLLFFPKVLSYLMIVLKTRRARQFGGAARLLTSIVLEVAFSTLLAPIRMFFHSKFVCITLLGRKIGWGSQQRDDRPTTWRDALRFHGGGTLFGLLWGGIVWLYAPRFFWWIAPIVLPIVLSMPLSVLTSHDAPGRWLRRKGLLLIPEETFPDSEIVDVTRFTVEFENAPVPLGLPREAGFLRTLLDPALNGLRRALLLRHRRNPGEAARARNAQLVKKVLEGGPNALSQNEKQVLLRDPDGLLTVHRQAWTANDGAVRKAWLKRA, from the coding sequence ATGTCGCGCGATCCGCAGAAACGCCACGCCACCTTCTCCACCGCCAAGCGGCGCTCGGTCCTGACCCTGCTCATCCTCATCCCGTCGGCCCTGGCCAGCGCCTACGTGGGGTCCGTGCTGCCCGACAAGGGGTCCACCCCCCTGGAGCTGGCCATCATCATCGTCTACTCCATCCTCTTCGCCTGGATATCCGTGGGGTTCTGGACGGCCATCATGGGCTGGTTCACCCTCATGCGCCGCTACGATCGCTTCGCGGTCAGCCACGCCCTGGCCGAACCGCTCGCGCCGGGCGACGCCCCGCGCACGGCCGTGCTCTTCCCCATCTGCAACGAGGACACGCCGCGGGTCATGGCCGGGGTCAAGACCACCTATCTCTCCCTGCAACGCACCGGCAAGGCGGACCAGTTCGACATCCACATCCTGAGCGACTCGGGCAGCGCGGACAAATGGATGGAGGAGGAGGCCGCCTGGGCCGGGCTGGTGGAGGAACTCGGGGCCCAGGGACGCATCTTCTACCGCAACCGCAAGGTCAACCTGAAGCGCAAGAGCGGCAACGTGGCCGACTTCTGCCGCCGCCACGGCAGGGACTACACCTACATGGCCGTGTTCGACGCGGACAGCGTCATGCGCGGGGACACCCTGTGCGACATGGTCCACATCATGGAGCGGCGGCCGCGCATCGGCATCCTCCAGACCGCCCCGGCCTGCTTCGGCCGCGACACCCTGCTCGGACGGCTGCAACAGTTCGCCAACCGCGCCTACGGCCCCATGTTCGCGGCCGGGCTGCACTTCTGGCAGCTGGGCGACGCCCAGTACTGGGGCCACAACGCGCTCATCCGCGTGGACCCGTTCATGCGCCACTGCGGCCTGCCCCGGCTTTCCGGCAAGCCGCCGCTGGGCGGGGACATCCTCAGCCACGACTTCGTGGAGGCCGCGCTCATGCGCCGCGCGGGATGGGAGGTCTGGCTGGCCTTCGACCTGACCGGCAGCTGGGAGGAATGCCCGCCCAACCTGCTCTCGGAGCTGAAGCGGGACCGGCGCTGGTGCCAGGGCAACCTGCAACACCTGCGCCTGCTGTTCACCGAGGGGCTCTTCCCGGCCCACCGGGTGCTCTTTCTCAACGGGGCCATGAGCTACGTGTCCGCCCTGCTCTGGTTCCTCTTCCTGATGCTCTCCTCGGCCGAGGCCGTGCTCCAGGCCGTAGTCGGCCCGAGCTACTTCGCGGCCACGCGTTCCCTGTTCCCGGCCTGGCCGGTCTGGCAGCCCCTGTGGGCCCTGGTCCTGCTGGCCACCACGGGCGTCCTGCTCTTCTTCCCCAAGGTCCTGAGCTACCTGATGATCGTCCTCAAGACCAGGCGGGCCCGTCAGTTCGGCGGCGCGGCCCGGCTGCTGACGAGCATCGTCCTGGAGGTGGCCTTCTCGACCCTGCTCGCGCCCATCCGCATGTTCTTCCACAGCAAGTTCGTGTGCATCACCCTGCTCGGCCGGAAGATCGGCTGGGGCTCGCAGCAGCGCGACGACCGGCCGACCACCTGGCGCGACGCCCTGCGCTTCCACGGCGGGGGCACGCTGTTCGGGCTGCTCTGGGGCGGCATCGTCTGGCTCTACGCCCCGCGCTTCTTCTGGTGGATCGCGCCCATCGTCCTGCCCATCGTCCTGTCCATGCCCCTGTCCGTGCTGACCAGCCACGACGCGCCGGGCCGCTGGCTGCGCCGCAAGGGGCTGCTGCTCATCCCCGAGGAGACCTTCCCGGACAGCGAGATCGTGGACGTGACCCGCTTCACCGTGGAGTTCGAGAACGCCCCCGTGCCGCTCGGCCTGCCGCGCGAGGCGGGCTTCCTGCGCACCCTGCTCGACCCGGCTCTGAACGGCCTGCGCCGCGCCCTGCTCCTGCGCCACAGGCGCAATCCGGGCGAGGCCGCCCGCGCCCGCAACGCGCAATTGGTCAAAAAGGTCTTGGAAGGCGGCCCCAATGCGCTGTCCCAGAACGAAAAGCAGGTCCTGCTGCGCGACCCGGACGGCCTCCTGACCGTCCACCGCCAGGCCTGGACCGCCAACGACGGCGCCGTGCGCAAGGCGTGGCTGAAGCGGGCCTGA
- a CDS encoding protein-disulfide reductase DsbD family protein yields MPINKLLFTLLLSALLFLPATPAKALVQPSSLPMETSVEPFAVSPGAVRPGSPGGTLLALTLHIHKDWYAYSNVPGETGKPTRLTATAADGTGLTVFYPRGKDKPDSYDPTITVAAYLDGTTLFVLVPDDLENRFPVNLSLDLLLCHPTKCVPARVEFAFGKAGLDTATLPPAASQVWWAGFRSMVRSASQTQAEADAEVDAAVIAWRFSPTYFQPGLEVGGLLSAVLMGLLAGLILNVMPCVLPVVSLKLSALLGAGAEGDPHARIRAFREHNVFFVIGVLTFFLFLALVLGATGSAWGALFQNRWLVLGMAAIMGALALSLFGLFHLPVIDLKFGAGHKNPRKQAFFTGMLTTLLATPCSGPFLGGVLGWALIQGPVIIATVFICIGLGMSAPYLLLILSPGLSRFLPRSGPWIEYVEKGIAFFLLGTAFYLLGIALGGQSLRVLAPLWVILFGGWLWVRSRTARQGTQLILRVSMLVLLAVTVYWTTPGTEVRADPWEHFNPVELDQSLGQEKIFLEFTADWCPTCKALEATVMTRSNVAEWKERYGVRFIKVDMTERDPEAEALLAALGSRSLPTAAVFRVNGRETPVVIRDLYTADQLENLLKSL; encoded by the coding sequence ATGCCCATAAACAAGCTTCTTTTTACCCTGCTCCTGAGTGCCCTCCTGTTCCTGCCCGCTACCCCGGCAAAGGCCCTGGTGCAGCCGTCCTCGCTGCCCATGGAGACCTCGGTGGAGCCCTTCGCCGTGTCTCCCGGCGCTGTCCGGCCGGGATCGCCGGGCGGCACCCTGCTGGCCCTGACCCTGCACATCCACAAGGACTGGTACGCCTATTCCAACGTGCCCGGCGAGACGGGCAAGCCCACGCGCCTGACCGCCACGGCCGCCGACGGCACCGGCCTGACCGTGTTCTACCCCAGGGGCAAGGACAAGCCGGACTCCTACGACCCGACCATCACCGTGGCCGCCTACCTCGACGGGACCACCCTCTTCGTCCTGGTGCCCGACGACCTCGAAAACCGTTTTCCGGTGAACCTGTCCCTGGACCTGCTCCTGTGTCACCCGACCAAGTGCGTCCCGGCGCGCGTGGAGTTCGCCTTCGGCAAGGCCGGGCTCGACACGGCCACTCTGCCGCCCGCCGCAAGCCAGGTGTGGTGGGCCGGCTTCCGGAGCATGGTCCGGAGCGCGTCCCAGACACAGGCCGAGGCCGACGCCGAGGTCGACGCGGCCGTGATCGCCTGGCGATTCAGCCCGACCTACTTCCAGCCCGGCCTCGAGGTGGGCGGACTGCTCTCGGCCGTGCTCATGGGGCTGCTGGCCGGACTCATCCTTAACGTCATGCCCTGCGTCCTGCCCGTGGTCAGTCTGAAGCTCTCCGCCCTGCTCGGGGCCGGGGCCGAGGGCGACCCCCACGCGCGCATCCGGGCCTTCCGGGAGCACAACGTATTCTTTGTCATCGGGGTGCTGACCTTCTTCCTGTTTCTGGCCCTGGTCCTGGGGGCCACGGGCTCGGCCTGGGGCGCGCTCTTCCAGAACCGCTGGCTGGTGCTCGGCATGGCCGCGATCATGGGCGCGCTGGCCCTCAGCCTGTTCGGCCTGTTCCACCTGCCGGTCATCGACCTCAAGTTCGGGGCCGGGCACAAGAACCCGCGCAAGCAGGCCTTCTTCACCGGCATGTTGACCACCCTGCTGGCCACCCCGTGCAGCGGCCCGTTCCTGGGCGGCGTGCTCGGCTGGGCCCTGATCCAGGGGCCGGTGATCATCGCCACGGTCTTCATCTGCATCGGCCTGGGCATGTCCGCGCCCTACCTGCTGCTCATCCTGAGCCCCGGCCTGTCGCGCTTCCTGCCGAGGTCCGGGCCGTGGATCGAGTACGTGGAAAAGGGCATCGCCTTCTTCCTGCTCGGCACCGCCTTCTACCTGCTCGGCATCGCCCTGGGCGGGCAGAGCCTGCGCGTCCTGGCCCCCCTGTGGGTCATCCTGTTCGGCGGCTGGCTGTGGGTCCGCTCCCGGACCGCCCGGCAGGGCACCCAGCTCATCCTGCGCGTCTCCATGCTCGTGCTCCTGGCCGTCACGGTCTACTGGACGACGCCCGGCACGGAGGTCCGGGCCGACCCGTGGGAGCACTTCAACCCCGTTGAGCTCGACCAATCGCTGGGCCAGGAGAAGATATTCCTGGAATTCACCGCCGACTGGTGCCCCACCTGCAAGGCGCTGGAGGCCACGGTCATGACCCGGTCCAACGTGGCCGAGTGGAAGGAACGCTACGGCGTCCGCTTCATCAAGGTGGACATGACAGAACGCGACCCCGAGGCCGAGGCCCTGCTGGCCGCGCTGGGCAGCCGCAGCCTGCCCACGGCCGCCGTGTTCCGGGTGAACGGCCGCGAGACCCCGGTGGTCATCCGCGACCTGTACACCGCCGACCAGCTTGAAAACTTGCTGAAATCCCTTTAG
- a CDS encoding iron-containing alcohol dehydrogenase: protein MLNFQYFMPTRIVFGPDSLDRLGDTPHLPRGDKAMIVIGESGVMIHQGYLARVQSQLSRQDVQTIVYDRIKPNPESDAVDEAAAICREKGVKFVVGLGGGSTIDSAKAIATMATNPGKYWDYMQSGSGGGQTPANEPLPIVAIPTTAGTGTEADPWTVITKSGTDSREKLGWGFDGTFPALSIVDPKLMLSVPPRQTAYTGMDAFFHATEAYLATCRQPASDMLALEAVHLISHTLPQAVAEGDNLEARTVMAWACTAAGLCETYSSCISQHSLEHALSAFHPNLPHGAGLVLLSKAYFGFLAARGEERLGDLALAMGDTLEENLEEEVTGLAFLDALDALITGVGLDEEKLSDYGVTREEIPALAENALATMGALFDVTPVDMTVEDVIAIFEAAYE, encoded by the coding sequence GTGCTCAACTTCCAATACTTCATGCCCACCCGCATCGTCTTCGGCCCCGACAGCCTCGACCGATTGGGCGACACCCCCCACCTGCCGCGCGGCGACAAGGCCATGATCGTCATCGGCGAATCCGGCGTGATGATCCACCAGGGCTACCTGGCCCGGGTCCAGTCCCAGCTGTCCAGACAGGACGTCCAGACCATCGTCTACGACAGGATCAAGCCCAACCCGGAATCCGACGCCGTGGACGAGGCGGCCGCCATCTGCCGCGAAAAGGGCGTCAAGTTCGTGGTCGGCCTGGGCGGCGGCTCGACCATCGACTCGGCCAAGGCCATCGCCACCATGGCCACCAACCCCGGGAAATACTGGGACTACATGCAGTCCGGCTCGGGCGGCGGCCAGACCCCGGCGAACGAGCCCCTGCCCATCGTGGCCATCCCGACCACGGCGGGCACCGGCACCGAGGCCGACCCGTGGACGGTCATCACCAAGTCCGGCACCGATTCGCGCGAGAAGCTCGGCTGGGGCTTTGACGGGACCTTCCCGGCCCTGTCCATCGTGGACCCCAAGCTGATGCTCTCCGTGCCGCCGAGGCAGACCGCCTACACCGGCATGGACGCCTTTTTCCACGCCACCGAGGCCTACCTGGCCACCTGCCGCCAGCCGGCCAGCGACATGCTCGCCCTGGAGGCCGTGCACCTCATCAGCCACACCCTGCCCCAGGCCGTGGCCGAGGGCGACAACCTGGAGGCGCGGACCGTCATGGCCTGGGCCTGCACCGCGGCCGGGCTGTGCGAGACCTATTCCTCGTGCATCTCCCAGCACTCCCTGGAGCACGCCCTGTCCGCCTTCCACCCCAACCTGCCCCACGGGGCCGGGCTGGTGCTGCTGTCCAAGGCGTATTTCGGCTTCCTGGCCGCTCGGGGCGAGGAACGGCTGGGCGACCTGGCCCTGGCCATGGGCGACACCCTGGAGGAAAACCTGGAGGAGGAAGTGACCGGCCTGGCCTTTCTCGACGCCCTGGACGCCCTCATCACCGGGGTCGGCCTGGACGAGGAGAAGCTGTCCGACTACGGCGTGACCCGCGAGGAGATCCCGGCCCTGGCCGAAAACGCCCTGGCCACCATGGGCGCGCTGTTCGACGTCACCCCCGTGGACATGACCGTGGAGGACGTCATCGCCATCTTTGAGGCGGCCTACGAATAA